A single window of Channa argus isolate prfri chromosome 2, Channa argus male v1.0, whole genome shotgun sequence DNA harbors:
- the slc35c1 gene encoding GDP-fucose transporter 1 yields MNRTQLKRSSILKMALAGSDPMDQEGNGQTFCFRAVRIAAVVALYWFVSITMVFLNNHLLDNQDLDAPLFVTFYQCVVTVGLCWLLQLLSRLCPGLIDFPSVRFDVKTSREVLPLSIVFIGMITFNNLCLKHVGVAFYTVGRSLSTVFNVLLSYFILKQTTSFQALVCCGIILGGFWLGVDQEGIAGSLSWSGVFFGVLASACVSLNAIYTKKVMPAVDGNIWKLSYYNNINACVLFIPLIFVFGELGHLASFSRLTDLGFWGMMTLGGVFGFGIGYVTGLQIKFTSPLTHNVSGTAKACAQTVIAVVYNSSSKSLLWWTSNMMVLCGSSAYTWVKSLEMKKTPHRNPQDSAKEKLLPGEKGNIGV; encoded by the exons ATGAATAGGACACAGCTGAAGCGGTCCAGTATCCTGAAGATGGCTCTAGCTGGCTCGGACCCGATGGACCAGGAGGGAAACGGACAGACGTTTTGCTTCCGCGCTGTCAGAATAGCAGCGGTGGTCGCTTTATACTGGTTTGTTTCAATAACAATGGTGTTCCTCAACAATCACCTGCTGGACAACCAAGACTTGGACGCGCCGttgtttgtcactttttacCAGTGTGTGGTGACTGTTGGGCTCTGCTGGCTCCTGCAGCTTCTGTCCAGACTGTGCCCGGGGCTCATCGACTTCCCGTCGGTCCGATTCGACGTGAAGACGTCTCGGGAGGTCCTGCCTCTGTCCATTGTGTTCATCGGCATGATCACCTTCAATAACCTGTGCCTGAAACATGTCGGAGTGGCTTTTTACACGGTCGGTCGTTCGCTCAGCACCGTTTTTAATGTCTTGTTATCCTACTTTATCCTGAAACAAACCACATCCTTCCAAGCCCTAGTGTGCTGTGGCATCATACTAG GTGGATTCTGGCTTGGTGTGGACCAAGAAGGCATAGCAGGGTCCCTCTCCtggtcaggtgtgttttttgGTGTACTGGCCAGTGCTTGTGTCTCTCTGAATGCCATCTACACCAAGAAGGTGATGCCAGCAGTGGATGGAAATATCTGGAAACTGTCCTACTACAACAACATCAATGCCTGTGTCCTCTTTATCCCCCTCATATTTGTGTTTGGAGAGTTGGGTCATCTCGCCAGCTTCAGCCGCCTCACTGACCTTGGGTTTTGGGGTATGATGACACTAGGGGGAGTGTTTGGTTTTGGCATCGGCTATGTCACAGGTCTCCAGATCAAGTTTACGAGTCCCCTCACACACAATGTATCAGGGACAGCAAAAGCCTGCGCACAGACTGTTATTGCAGTGGTTTACAACTCTTCCAGTAAAAGCCTGCTATGGTGGACCAGTAATATGATGGTTCTATGTGGCTCATCCGCATACACCTGGGTCAAAAGTCTAGAAATGAAAAAGACTCCCCACAGAAACCCTCAGGACTCAGCCAAGGAAAAACTGCTTCCAGGGGAGAAAGGCAACATAGGAGTGTAA